The following is a genomic window from Capnocytophaga stomatis.
ATTACATTCCGACGTTTTGGATAAATTGGAAGAATTAAGCCCAAGAGAAGAACTTGAAGAAAGTGAATATATAGACCCGCGATGGGAAAATCTAAAGAAAATAATAATAACTGATAAAGAAAAATAAGAAATGGCACATCCTAAGAGAAGACAGTCAAGAACAAGAAGAGATAAGAGAAGAACACACGATAAAGCAGTTGTTCCTCAAATTGCAAAAGACCCAACAACGGGTGAAAATCACTTGTACCACAGAGCTCATTGGCACGAAGGAAAATTGTACTATCGTGGTCAAGTTTTAGTGGATAACACTGAAAAAAGCGAATAAAGATTTTGATTTCATAATAAACATTTTTAAAATTAAACTGGAGAAATCACCCGCAAGGGTGATTTCTTTTTTTATTTGATTTATAGCTTATTATGAAAATAGCGTGAAAATAATTTTGAAAATATGTAAGTAATACTGAAAAAAATTAATATCTTGGCAGACAAATTTCAATTTAGCTTACTAAAAAAGCCTTAATTGTTGAATTTCTTTTGTTGTTTCTCTTGTAATCCATTAAAAATGAAAAAGTTATTACACGTCGTTTTACTAATATCCTCTTTTTCAGCATATTCACAAAAGCTTTGGACTTTAGAGGATTGTATTGAATATGCTTTGCAAAATAACATTTCTATTAAGCAGTCAGAAATTGATTTGAAGGCAACGGACATTGATAAGTTGCAGGCAAGAGGAGTTTTTTTTCCTTCATTGAACGGAAATGTTACGTACAACCTTAACGAAGGAAAAAATATCAATCCTGTGACCAATCAATATGAAAATGCTTTTTTTCAATCGGCTTCAGGTGGGGTAAATATGGATGTAACAGTTTTTGCCGGTTTGCAGAATTGGCGAAGATTAAAGCTTGCCGAACTTAACAAAATCGCCTCTCAATACAAGCTCGATAAGATGAAAGATGATATTATCTTGATGGTAATCAATGCTTATCTTGAAATTTTATCAAACAAAGAGCAAATTAAAAA
Proteins encoded in this region:
- the rpmF gene encoding 50S ribosomal protein L32 — its product is MAHPKRRQSRTRRDKRRTHDKAVVPQIAKDPTTGENHLYHRAHWHEGKLYYRGQVLVDNTEKSE